From Flavobacterium sp. 102, a single genomic window includes:
- the idi gene encoding isopentenyl-diphosphate Delta-isomerase, whose protein sequence is MVEEKVILVNEQDEPIGLMNKLEAHEKAVLHRAFSVFVLNSNNEIMLQQRAHHKYHSPLLWTNTCCSHQREGETNIQAGSRRLYEEMGFKTELKELFHFIYKAPFDNGLTEHELDHVMIGYYNDEPNINPEEVESWKWMCIEAVRQDMIQNPDIYTVWFKIIFDEFYHYLEDHKL, encoded by the coding sequence ATGGTCGAAGAAAAAGTAATCTTGGTCAACGAACAAGATGAACCAATCGGGTTGATGAATAAATTGGAAGCACACGAAAAAGCGGTTTTGCACCGTGCTTTTTCGGTTTTTGTGTTGAACAGCAATAACGAAATCATGTTGCAACAACGAGCACACCACAAATACCATTCACCTTTGTTGTGGACCAATACGTGTTGCAGTCACCAACGCGAAGGCGAAACCAATATCCAAGCCGGAAGTCGTCGTTTGTATGAAGAAATGGGTTTTAAAACAGAGTTGAAAGAACTGTTTCATTTTATCTACAAAGCGCCATTTGACAATGGTTTAACGGAACACGAACTCGACCACGTCATGATTGGGTATTACAATGACGAACCCAATATCAATCCGGAAGAAGTCGAAAGTTGGAAATGGATGTGCATCGAAGCCGTTCGCCAAGATATGATTCAAAATCCGGATATTTACACTGTTTGGTTCAAAATCATTTTTGATGAATTCTACCACTACTTAGAAGATCATAAACTCTAA
- a CDS encoding NADP-dependent glyceraldehyde-3-phosphate dehydrogenase, producing MSTIPSEFQITSLLNQDTYLVNGELKKWTGETTPVFSTISSTDHYAPTILGSIPAMGEIEGNEVVDAAVAAYNNGQGLWPTMKVSDRIKCMENFVTQMKATRSEVVKYLMWEIGKSLPDSEKEFDRTVEYIYDTIEDYKELDRDNARFTKTQGVNAMVRRGPLGVVLCLGPYNYPLNETFSLLIPAIIMGNTVIFKPAKHGVLLISPLLTAFQTSFPKGVINIVYGRGRDVASPIMKSGKVDVLGLIGNSKSAIALQDLHPNKNRLRLILSLEAKNPAIILPDADLDLAIQECIIGTLSFNGQRCTALKVLYVHESIAAKFNRRFSEKVDALSFGNPWEKGVALTPLPEKDKPNYIQELIDDAQDKGAKVINQKGGQRTENYIFPAVLFPVNKEMRVYHEEQFGPVIPILTFKDIQEPLNDMAESNYGQQVSLFGQDIKTIAPLIDTLVNLVCRVNLNSSCQRGPDVYPFTGRKDSALGTLSIHDALRSFSIRTFVASKDNAYNNAILQELLNSKESNFINTDYIL from the coding sequence ATGAGTACTATTCCAAGTGAATTTCAAATCACCTCTTTATTAAATCAAGATACTTATTTAGTCAATGGCGAATTAAAAAAATGGACAGGTGAAACTACTCCGGTTTTCTCTACGATATCTTCCACGGATCATTATGCGCCAACGATTTTAGGTTCGATTCCGGCTATGGGCGAGATCGAAGGCAATGAAGTTGTCGATGCCGCGGTTGCCGCTTACAACAACGGACAAGGTTTGTGGCCAACGATGAAAGTTAGCGATCGTATCAAATGCATGGAGAATTTTGTGACCCAAATGAAAGCTACGCGTTCAGAAGTCGTAAAATACTTAATGTGGGAAATAGGGAAATCTTTACCCGATTCTGAGAAAGAATTTGACAGAACGGTCGAATACATTTACGACACCATAGAAGATTACAAAGAATTAGATCGAGACAATGCACGTTTTACCAAAACCCAAGGCGTTAATGCGATGGTTCGTCGCGGACCATTAGGCGTTGTACTTTGTCTTGGTCCGTATAATTATCCGTTGAATGAAACTTTTTCGTTGTTGATTCCGGCTATTATCATGGGAAATACCGTGATTTTCAAACCGGCCAAACATGGTGTGTTACTGATTTCTCCTTTATTAACAGCGTTTCAAACCAGTTTTCCGAAAGGCGTTATCAATATCGTTTACGGTCGAGGTAGAGATGTCGCTTCACCAATCATGAAATCAGGAAAAGTAGATGTTTTGGGCTTAATTGGGAATAGTAAATCGGCGATTGCTTTACAGGATTTACATCCGAATAAAAACCGTTTGCGTTTGATTCTCAGTTTGGAAGCCAAAAATCCGGCGATTATTTTACCTGATGCCGATTTGGATTTGGCCATTCAGGAATGCATTATTGGAACATTGTCTTTTAACGGACAACGTTGTACAGCTTTGAAAGTTTTATACGTTCACGAATCCATCGCTGCCAAATTCAATAGACGATTTTCCGAAAAAGTGGATGCTTTATCCTTTGGGAATCCATGGGAGAAAGGCGTCGCCTTGACACCGCTTCCGGAAAAGGACAAACCCAATTACATTCAAGAGTTAATTGATGATGCTCAAGACAAAGGCGCAAAAGTGATCAATCAAAAAGGTGGTCAACGAACCGAGAATTATATATTTCCGGCGGTTTTATTTCCGGTGAATAAAGAAATGCGAGTGTATCACGAAGAGCAATTTGGACCTGTAATTCCGATTTTGACTTTTAAAGACATTCAAGAACCGTTGAATGATATGGCGGAATCGAATTATGGACAACAAGTGAGTTTGTTTGGACAAGACATCAAGACCATTGCACCGTTGATTGATACATTAGTGAATTTGGTTTGCCGTGTGAATTTAAACAGTTCTTGCCAACGCGGTCCGGATGTGTATCCGTTTACCGGAAGAAAAGATTCAGCATTAGGAACATTAAGTATACATGATGCTTTGCGTTCGTTTTCTATTCGAACTTTCGTAGCTTCGAAAGACAATGCCTATAACAATGCGATTCTGCAGGAATTACTCAACAGCAAAGAATCTAATTTCATAAACACAGATTATATTTTATAA
- a CDS encoding type I phosphomannose isomerase catalytic subunit, with translation MTLYPLKFEPILKERIWGGTKLKSYLNKPITSEITGESWEISTVENDVSIVANGKFKGKSLNELIADYPMEILGTKVYQAFGKQFPLLFKYLDAREDLSIQLHPNDELAKKRHNSFGKTEMWYVMQADAAAKLIIGFKEKSSPEEYTLHLNNKTLPDILDIKKVQKGDVFLLETGTIHAIGAGNVIAEIQQTSDITYRVYDFDRVDANGNKRELHNDLALEAINYDTVEAQRIYLKTENVANEMVYCQYFTTNFIPLNGNMKVQKNQDSFTVYMCVDDSFELSFDGITYSYQKGDTVLVPASLTDFQLNGKASILEIYIS, from the coding sequence ATGACTTTATATCCGCTAAAATTTGAGCCTATTTTAAAAGAAAGAATTTGGGGCGGAACCAAATTGAAATCCTATTTAAACAAACCGATTACCTCTGAAATCACTGGAGAAAGCTGGGAAATTTCTACTGTTGAAAACGATGTAAGCATTGTCGCCAATGGAAAGTTTAAGGGAAAATCACTAAACGAATTGATTGCGGATTATCCGATGGAAATCTTGGGAACCAAAGTGTATCAGGCTTTTGGCAAACAATTCCCATTACTCTTTAAATATTTAGATGCTCGTGAAGATTTATCCATTCAATTGCATCCAAACGATGAACTGGCCAAAAAACGCCATAATTCCTTTGGAAAAACCGAAATGTGGTACGTCATGCAAGCCGATGCAGCCGCAAAATTAATCATAGGTTTCAAAGAGAAATCTTCTCCTGAAGAGTATACATTACATTTAAATAACAAAACTTTACCAGATATTCTCGATATTAAAAAGGTGCAAAAAGGCGATGTTTTTCTCCTGGAAACCGGAACTATTCACGCCATCGGAGCCGGAAATGTCATCGCCGAAATCCAACAAACGTCTGATATTACTTATCGTGTTTACGATTTTGATCGGGTAGATGCTAATGGTAATAAACGCGAATTGCACAATGATTTGGCTTTGGAAGCTATTAATTACGATACTGTAGAAGCGCAAAGAATTTATTTAAAAACAGAAAATGTTGCTAATGAAATGGTTTATTGCCAATACTTTACGACCAATTTTATTCCACTAAACGGAAATATGAAAGTTCAGAAGAATCAAGATTCATTCACGGTCTACATGTGTGTAGATGACAGTTTTGAATTGAGTTTTGACGGAATAACATACTCTTATCAAAAAGGTGATACTGTTTTAGTTCCGGCTTCATTGACTGATTTTCAGTTAAATGGTAAAGCTTCTATACTAGAAATTTATATTTCTTAG
- a CDS encoding bifunctional methionine sulfoxide reductase B/A protein: MRKSICNFLVLSSLFMFTACGQNNNSTTKTIAMENVISKPENPYYSNTDTSKLVLSDDQWKKVLQPDLYAVARKADTERAFTGTLWKSETKGTYYCAACGLKLFKSDQKFVSSCGWPSFFEQDNKNSITFKDDNSYGMRRIEALCGRCDSHLGHLFDDGPEPTGKRYCMNAVSLDFVPDGTVAQNKDNLETIIIGGGCYWCVEAVYENLTGVEKVVSGFAGGKVENPSYEEVCTGTTGAAEVVEITYDKTKTNLDEIFQVFFTVHDPTTLNRQGADVGTQYRSVIFYATEEQKKAAESIIAELNKEVFNNKIVTTLEPFKAFYKAKDYHQNYYENNKEQPYCQMVIQPKLEKFEKVFKDRLKKK, from the coding sequence ATGAGAAAATCGATTTGTAACTTTTTAGTTTTGTCCTCACTGTTTATGTTCACCGCTTGTGGCCAAAATAATAATTCAACAACAAAAACCATTGCTATGGAAAACGTCATTTCAAAACCTGAAAACCCTTATTATTCTAATACTGATACTTCTAAATTGGTGCTGTCCGATGACCAATGGAAAAAAGTATTGCAACCCGATTTGTATGCGGTAGCTCGAAAAGCGGATACCGAAAGAGCTTTCACCGGAACGTTATGGAAAAGCGAAACCAAAGGCACTTATTATTGTGCGGCTTGTGGTTTGAAACTATTCAAATCCGACCAAAAGTTTGTCAGCAGCTGCGGTTGGCCAAGTTTTTTTGAGCAAGACAATAAAAACAGCATCACTTTCAAAGACGACAATTCTTACGGCATGCGTCGTATTGAAGCTTTGTGCGGCAGATGCGACAGTCATTTAGGGCATTTGTTTGACGATGGTCCGGAACCAACCGGAAAACGTTATTGTATGAATGCGGTTTCTTTGGATTTTGTTCCCGATGGAACGGTGGCTCAAAACAAAGACAACTTGGAAACTATTATCATCGGTGGCGGTTGTTATTGGTGTGTTGAAGCCGTTTATGAAAACTTGACCGGCGTGGAAAAAGTAGTTTCCGGTTTCGCCGGCGGAAAAGTGGAAAACCCAAGTTATGAAGAAGTTTGTACCGGAACAACCGGCGCGGCTGAAGTAGTTGAAATTACTTATGATAAGACGAAAACCAATTTGGATGAAATTTTTCAAGTGTTTTTTACCGTACACGATCCAACGACTTTAAACCGTCAAGGCGCTGATGTGGGAACACAATACCGTTCGGTGATTTTTTATGCAACCGAAGAACAAAAGAAAGCTGCAGAAAGCATTATAGCCGAATTGAACAAAGAAGTTTTCAATAATAAAATCGTAACCACTTTGGAACCTTTTAAAGCGTTTTACAAAGCCAAAGACTATCACCAAAACTATTACGAAAACAATAAAGAACAACCTTATTGCCAAATGGTTATTCAGCCTAAACTGGAAAAATTTGAAAAGGTTTTTAAAGACAGATTGAAAAAGAAATAG
- a CDS encoding 6-carboxytetrahydropterin synthase — protein sequence MRVTVSRKAHFNAAHRLYRKDWSMEMNDAVFGKCNNPNFHGHNYELTVSVTGAINEKTGYVIDVKILSDLIKEHIENAFDHKNLNLDVPEFADLNPTAENISVVIWNKLRKHIDADKDLEVVLYETPRNFVTYKGE from the coding sequence ATGAGAGTCACTGTATCCAGAAAAGCCCATTTCAACGCCGCACACCGATTGTATCGCAAAGATTGGTCAATGGAGATGAACGATGCCGTTTTTGGGAAATGTAATAATCCCAATTTCCACGGACATAATTATGAATTAACGGTTTCTGTTACCGGAGCGATTAATGAGAAAACTGGTTATGTGATTGATGTTAAGATTTTGTCTGATTTAATCAAAGAGCATATCGAAAATGCTTTCGACCATAAAAACTTAAATCTTGATGTCCCTGAGTTTGCTGATTTGAATCCAACTGCCGAAAATATTTCAGTAGTGATTTGGAACAAACTTCGTAAACACATTGACGCCGATAAAGATTTGGAAGTCGTTTTATATGAAACACCTCGAAATTTTGTAACCTACAAAGGCGAATAA
- a CDS encoding peroxiredoxin, whose translation MALQIGDKIPNFSAIDTNGNVFKSDTIVGSKTFVIYFYPKDDTRVCTEQACSFRDQYEDFKALGAEVIGVSSDSVKSHQKFTIQHNLPFILLSDADKKLRKLFGVPNDLLGLIPGRVTYVIDKDGIVQLVFNSMSGKIHIEKALEILKRI comes from the coding sequence ATGGCATTGCAAATCGGAGATAAAATCCCTAATTTTTCAGCAATTGATACCAACGGTAATGTGTTTAAAAGTGACACTATTGTTGGGAGTAAAACTTTTGTAATTTATTTTTATCCCAAAGATGATACCCGAGTTTGCACCGAACAAGCTTGTTCTTTTCGCGACCAATACGAAGATTTCAAAGCTTTAGGTGCGGAAGTTATTGGCGTGAGTAGCGATTCGGTGAAATCCCATCAAAAGTTTACAATACAACACAATTTACCTTTTATTTTGCTTTCGGATGCCGATAAAAAACTGCGAAAACTATTTGGTGTTCCCAATGATTTACTCGGATTGATTCCGGGTAGAGTAACTTATGTTATTGATAAAGATGGAATAGTTCAATTGGTTTTCAATAGCATGTCGGGAAAAATTCACATCGAAAAAGCACTCGAAATTCTCAAAAGAATTTAA